A region from the Cuculus canorus isolate bCucCan1 chromosome 14, bCucCan1.pri, whole genome shotgun sequence genome encodes:
- the DDX46 gene encoding probable ATP-dependent RNA helicase DDX46 — protein sequence MGRESRHYRKRSASRGRSGSRSRSRSPSDKRKRDDRRSRSRDRDRRRERSRSRDKRRSRSRDRKRQRRSRSRERERSRERRRSRSRERRRSRSRSRGRRSRSSSPSKNRKTENRSRSKEKTDGVEVSKEKKKDKDDKEEEKEKDATTNAVATENFDQNKLEEEMRKRKERVEKWREEQRKKAMENIGELKKEIEEMKQGKKWSLEDDDDDEEETAEGEKEGDEVENEELDPLDAYMEEVKEEVKKFNMRSVKGGGSEKKTGPTVTKVVTVVTTKKAAVESEKKKGELMENDQDAMEYSSEEEEVDLQTALTGYQTKQRKLLEPVDHGKIEYEPFRKNFYVEVPELAKMTQEEVNVYRLEMEGITVKGKGCPKPIKTWVQCGISMKILTALKKHGYEKPTPIQSQAIPAIMNGRDLIGIAKTGSGKTIAFLLPMFRHIMDQRALEEGEGPIAVIMTPTRELALQITKECKKFSKTLGLRVVCVYGGTGISEQIAELKRGAEIIVCTPGRMIDMLAANNGRVTNLRRVTYVVLDEADRMFDMGFEPQVMRIVDNVRPDRQTVMFSATFPRAMEALARRILSKPIEVQVGGRSVVCSDVEQHVIVIEEENKFLKLLELLGHYQEKGSVIIFVDKQEHADGLLKDLMRASYPCLSLHGGIDQYDRDSIINDFKNGTCKLLVATSVAARGLDVKQLMLVVNYSCPNHYEDYVHRAGRTGRAGNKGYAYTFITEDQARYAGDIIKALELSGNPIPTDLEKLWADFKDQQKAEGKLIKKSSGFSGKGFKFDETEQALANERKKLQKAALGLQDSDDEDTAIDIDEQIESMFNSKKRVKDMGTPGTSNAPTPSAGNAEKLEIAKRLALRINAQKNLGAEAQVLVPFHFKDVMQQATNAILRGGTIQAPTVSAKTIAEQLAEKINAKLNYVPIEKQEEEKQDGGQNESFKRYEEELEINDFPQTARWKVTSKEALQRISEYSEAAITIRGTYFPPGKEPKEGERKIYLAIESANELAVQKAKAEITRLIKEELIRLQNSYQPTNKGRYKVL from the exons atggGCCGCGAGTCCAG GCATTATCGGAAGCGCTCTGCGTCACGTGGACGCTCTGGTAGCCGTTCTAGAAGTCGTTCTCCATCTGACAAACGAAAACGTGATGACAGGCGCTCTCGAAGTCGAGATCGAGATCGTAGGCGTGAGAGGTCACGCAGTAGGGACAAGAGAAGGTCTCGATCGCGTGACAGAAAGCGTCAAAG ACGTTCAAGAAGTAGAGAGAGGGAACGGAGCCGAGAGAGGAGAAGGTCCCGGAGCCGAGAGAGGAGGCGCTCTAGAAGCAGAAGTAGAGGTAGACGGTCTCGGTCCTCCAGCCCAAGcaagaacaggaaaacagaaaacag ATCAAGGTCTAAAGAAAAGACAGACGGTGTGGaagtttccaaagaaaagaaaaaagacaaagacgacaaagaagaagagaaggagaaagatgcTACCACAAATGCCGTGGCCACTGAG AATTTTGATCAGAACAAACTAgaagaagagatgagaaaacGAAAAGAAAGAgtggagaaatggagggaaGAACAGCGTAAGAAAGCTATGGAAAACATAggagaactgaaaaaagaaattgaagagaTGAAACAGGGGAAGAAATGGAGTTTAGAAGATGATGATG ATGATGAAGAGGAgactgcagaaggagaaaaagaaggtgaTGAGGTTGAAAATGAAGAGTTAGATCCCTTGGATGCTTATATGGAAGAAGTAAAAGAAGAGGTgaagaagttcaacatgagaAGCGTGAAAGGTGGTGGGAGTGAAAAG AAAACCGGACCAACTGTTACCAAGGTGGTCACTGTGGTGACAACCAAAAAGGCAGCTGTGGagtcagaaaagaagaaaggagagctCATGGAGAATGACCAAGATGCAATGGAG TATTCctcagaagaggaggaagttGATCTTCAGACAGCCCTGACTGGCTACCAGACCAAGCAGAGGAAGCTGCTGGAACCAGTAGATCATGGAAAGATAGAATATGAACctttcaggaaaaacttctaTGTTGAAGTACCAGAACTAGCTAAAATGACTCAAGAAG AGGTGAATGTGTACAGGCTGGAGATGGAGGGAATTACAGTCAAGGGAAAAGGCTGCCCCAAACCAATAAAAACCTGGGTGCAGTGTGGCATTTCCATGAAGATTCTCACTGCCCTCAAAAA aCATGGCTACGAAAAGCCCACTCCCATTCAAAGCCAGGCTATCCCAGCAATTATGAATGGACGTGACTTGATTGGCATTGCTAAAACAGGAAGCGGAAAAACTATTGCATTTCTCTTGCCCATGTTCAGACACATTATGGATCAGAGAGCGTTAGAAGAAGGAGAAGGTCCCATAG ctgtcaTTATGACACCTACTCGCGAGTTGGCTTTGCAGATTACCAAGGAGTGTAAGAAATTCTCAAAGACACTTGGGCTTCGAGTTGTCTGTGTTTATGGAGGAACAGGAATCAGTGAACAG atcGCTGAACTCAAAAGAGGTGCTGAAATTATTGTTTGCACACCTGGACGTATGATTGACATGTTAGCAGCTAACAATG GTCGAGTGACAAATCTCCGCAGAGTCACGTATGTTGTACTTGATGAAGCAGACAGAATGTTTGACATGGGCTTTGAGCCTCAG GTTATGCGCATTGTCGACAACGTCAGGCCTGATCGTCAGACTGTTATGTTCTCTGCCACTTTTCCCAGAGCTATGGAAGCGTTAGCTCGGAGAATCCTAAGTAAACCCATAGAAGTGCAGGTTGGAGGCAGAAGCGTTGTCTGTTCTGATGTGGAGCAACATGTT ATTGTCATAGAAGAAGAGAACAAGTTTTTGAAGTTACTGGAGCTATTGGGACACTATCAGGAGAAAGGATCAGTTATCATATTTGTAGATAAACAAGAACATGCAGACGGGTTGCTGAAAGATTTAATGAGAGCCTCTTATCCGTGCTTGTCTCTTCATGGAG GTATCGATCAGTATGACAGGGACAGCATTATTAATGATTTCAAGAATGGAACTTGCAAACTTCTGGTGGCCACGTCTGTAGCGGCAAGAGGCTTGGATGTAAAACAATTGATGCTGGTGGTCAATTATAGCTGTCCCAACCATTACGAAGATTATGTGCACCGAGCAGGACGAACAGGACGAGCTGGCAATAAA GGGTATGCATATACGTTCATTACTGAGGATCAGGCAAGATACGCTGGTGATATCATTAAGGCTTTGGAGTTGTCCGGGAATCCAATTCCTACTGATTTAGAGAAGCTCTGGGCTGACTTCAAAGACCAACAGAAGGCT gaGGGGAagttgattaaaaaaagcagtggaTTTTCTGGCAAAGGTTTTAAATTTGATGAAACCGAACAGGCTTTGgctaatgaaagaaagaagctaCAAAAAGCGGCTCTTGGCTTGCAAGATTCAGATGATGAAGATACAGCTATTGAT aTCGATGAACAAATTGAAAGCATGTTCAATtcaaagaaaagagtaaaagacATGGGAACACCAGGAACATCAAATGCTCCTACACCATCAGCTGGGAATGCAGAAAAATTGGAAATTGCGAAAAGATTGGCTTTGAGAATCAATGCTCAGAAGAACCTTGGAGCCGAGGCACAAGTACTGGTCCCATTCCACTTCAAG GATGTGATGCAGCAGGCAACAAACGCTATCCTGAGAGGAGGCACAATTCAGGCTCCCACTGTATCTGCCAAGACCATTGCAGAGCAACTGGCTGAAAAAATCAATGCTAAGCTCAATTATGTACCTATagagaagcaggaggaagagaaacaggaTGGAGGACAAAACGAGTCCTTTAAGAGATACGAAGAAGAATTGGAGATCAATGACTTCCCCCAG ACGGCCAGATGGAAAGTCACCTCCAAAGAAGCACTGCAGAGAATCAGTGAATATTCTGAAGCTGCTATTACAATCAGAGGAACTTACTTCCCTCCAGGCAAAGAACCCAAGGAAGGAGAACGAAAGATTTATTTGGCTATAGAAA gtGCCAACGAACTGGCTGtacagaaagcaaaggcagaaatcACACGACTTATAAAAGAGGAGCTGATCAGATTG CAAAATTCAtaccaaccaaccaacaaagGAAGATACaaagttctatga